From a region of the Flavobacterium branchiarum genome:
- a CDS encoding DUF7738 domain-containing protein: MKQLVILILSSIMLQCQSSKKEPMQGTDFYISEHSITYKNQEVPFGKPVAEWVKIFGKYSRIYHTSIYIYIWDDLGIYVSESEINSEINELHIFFMNLDSPLGQRGKLNRARGRMSLAFTKEKDKKIDWLDEDYKKEKYKRIEERNTRGSNAPENFIYPFKIYEKPLNIEGAVVKAGMRVSEINKERKKANLPVIKYYDEDMNWKNEHGSTTTLSNGYFTTFKGFSTSEEQENANFYNIMYRQTEGEIEYIRIVHDTGQEYFKI, from the coding sequence AAAAAAGAACCAATGCAAGGAACCGATTTTTATATTAGTGAACACTCTATTACATACAAAAACCAAGAAGTACCTTTTGGTAAACCCGTAGCCGAATGGGTGAAAATTTTCGGTAAGTATAGCAGGATATATCATACAAGTATATATATATATATATGGGATGATTTAGGAATATATGTTTCTGAATCAGAAATTAATTCAGAAATTAATGAACTCCACATCTTTTTTATGAATCTAGATAGCCCTTTAGGACAGAGGGGGAAACTTAATAGAGCTAGAGGGAGAATGTCTCTGGCATTTACAAAAGAAAAAGATAAAAAGATAGATTGGCTTGATGAAGATTATAAAAAAGAAAAATATAAAAGAATAGAAGAAAGAAATACAAGAGGCTCTAATGCTCCAGAAAACTTTATTTATCCCTTTAAGATTTATGAAAAACCATTAAACATTGAGGGCGCAGTAGTAAAAGCGGGAATGCGTGTATCTGAAATCAACAAGGAGCGAAAAAAAGCAAATTTGCCGGTGATCAAATATTATGATGAAGATATGAATTGGAAAAATGAACACGGTTCTACCACTACTTTATCGAATGGTTATTTTACCACTTTTAAAGGTTTTTCAACTTCCGAAGAGCAAGAAAATGCTAATTTTTATAATATCATGTACCGCCAGACCGAAGGCGAGATAGAATACATCCGTATTGTACATGATACAGGTCAGGAATATTTTAAAATTTAA